A window of Nocardia arthritidis genomic DNA:
ATCACAGCTGTTCCTCGTCGAACTCCGCATCGGCTTCCCGTGTGGCAGTGTCCTCGTTGATGAGACCGGTTGCGGTGCCGACAGTTTCGTAGATTTGGCGATAGATCCTGGTGGTGTCCAAGCGTTTTGCGTATTTCTCCGTCGTCAACACGGTCGAATGGCCAAGAAGATCCCGCAGCACCAGCAACGGGTCGGCCTTGGTCAGATAGAACACCAACGCCGCGTCGGTGTCGGTGTCGCGCACCAGCTTCGCCGCCCGCCGGTAGTAGCCGGTCACCAGATACTCCAGGGTTTGCATCGAAAACGTGTGCCGAAGCCGATGTGGGTGAACATGCGGGAACCGTGGTTCGAATCGGGCCCGGATCCGGTCGGCGGTGCGCTCGAACACCGTCGCCCACGCCGTGAACGGGCCGCCATCACCACGCACCGCCAGCAGGCACGACCCGCCCTCCGGCGCCACCAGACGCCGCCGCTCCGCCGCAGTCAGCGACTCCCACGACCGGCGGACACCATTGATCCGGCCACCCCGCGGGCCGGGGTCGGTCACCAACAGTGGTTCACCCCACCGCCGCGGCGGCCGCCAGGCCGACCCCTCCGTGGCCGCGGCGCGGTCGAGCTGCAGATAGTCGTGCAACCCCGCCAGCGCCTCGTAGGAGATCCAGGTGGTACGGAACTTGCGGCCCTTGGTGATTGCGCCCGGCACCGGGAACGGAATCGGGATCGCCGTCGGCGCCGGCGGCAGCGCCGGGATCTCCCACGGCAACAAGTGCGTGAACTCACCCAGCCGCAACCCGGTCGCCAACGCCAGATCCCCGACCGCAGCGTTTCGAGTCATTTCCCGCCCCGAGAATCCGGTGTCCGGGCTGCCGTCGGGCGCCAGGCCCCGCAGGCCCTTGCGGAACAGATCGACGAAGTCCGGTTCCAGATACTTGATCGTCACGTGCGGTTTCGGGGTGCGACGCACCGCCAGGTTCACCCGCACGTCCCGGCCGGTCCCGGCGAAGACTGCCCGCGCGGTCCGATAGGTGAACGGCTCCGCAGTCGCAAAACCTTCCTCGATCGCCCACCGATAAAACAGCGACAAGATACTCATGTGCTGGCCCCACGTGCTCGCCGCGAACCGCGCCCGCACCGGCCCCGCCGCCCGATACTCGGCATACCGGCTCAACCCGGCCTTCAACCGGTCCCGCGAATCGAACAGCCCCACACCATGTTCGACGAGGAACTCCACCCATTCCTTGACCACCCGCGCGTAGTTCTCCCACGAACTCGGCGCCGGCGCCCCACTGGCCGGAAGCAGCCGCAGCCACCGGTTCACCACCGCCGCCGGTCGCGCGGCGGCCGGGCCGTCCTCGAACAGCAGGTCGTCATCGACGATGAACGGCATGCCCTCCGGGATCACCGGCCGGTGCTCGACATCCCAGGACTGCCAGCCCGTAGAAGAGAAGTAACTCATGATCACGAGCGGCCACGGTAGAAACACCACACGACCTAACGCAACGCCCAAACACACTGGCCCCCTGCCCCTTCCGAGGCCAATGCAACACAGGAACTAAGCGGGGACAATGTGGCGGAGCCAGTGGGTGCTGATCTGCTGGCGCCGGACCCATTCCAGGTGCGTACCGATCCGATTCCATAGGGAATCGTAACGGCGGCGCGTGACCACTCGGCCGTCGCGTTGACGGAACAAGGGTTCGGATTCGACGGGGTTGTCACCGTGCCGTTCCGCAATGTGGTGGAGCATGGCGTTCATGAGCGGGCACGACACTGGTTGCCAACGGACCGTTTCGCCCTTCTCACGTAGATAGACGAGGCATTGCTGCGGATCGAGGTCCATCGGCCGTAAGGCCAGAGCTCCAGCTCGCCGGCAGGCGGTTTCGATATGAAGGCGAAGCAACATGGCATCCAGGCATGGGTCGTTTCCGGTTGTCGCCGCGACGTGCACGATTTCTTCGAGTTGGTGGTCGGATATCGCCCGCCTGGTGCTGGCCAGCCTGCGGGGTTTGGGTACTTTTCGCGCGGGGTTGTCATCGCGGCGGATGAGACCGTCTTCTTCGGCGCGCCGGTAGAGATACCGGGCGGCGGCGATGAGGCTCTCGACTGCGCTACGTCCACCGCGCGAGTTGCGACGAACGATTGCCTGCTGTTTGGTCCGTTCGGCGAGTTGCCGGAGTTCGGTAGGGGTTGGCTCAATGATGAGACGCTTGCCCCATGCCGCTTCGATGCGTCGCAGGTACGGGCCGTAGACGCGGAGCGTGGTCGGCGGCATCGTGGCGATGATCGTCGGTATGTAGGTGCTGAAGGTGGGGACGTCGACTGGCGGGGTGGTTTCGACGAGTTGCTGCGGTGTGAGTCCGAGTTTCGCGAGCAACAGCCTGGCGGCCTCGATCTCGGTGGCGGTTGTCATCGGGCACCACCCGTCGATTGCTCGTGCAATGGTGATAATGCCTGCTCTATGAGCCGCATCGGATAAACAAGAAGAAGGTTGCCGCGCACTGACGCTGCGATAAGAACGCGGTTCCCCGGTTCGATCAGGCAGCGATGGCGGCAACATGCGGGTAGAAGCAGATGTCCTCGACCTGTTAGCCGATGGTCACCGTGCTGGTCCTGCCTGATGATGATGGTTCGTCCGACGACTTCGATTGCCAATCTGGACTTGGGTCCCCAGTTCAAGCGGCCGACGGGTCTGCGGTCACTGAGCCGGCCGTTGACGCTGACCGACGCGACGCTGTAGTGGAATTGATCAGCCTGGGCGACGATGTCATCAATTAGGTCCGGCATCGGAAGTCGTGTCGGTAGATCGGAATCTACCGGAGTCGTGGATTGGCTGGCGGACCAGGTCAGTGGTATGGCGGTGCCTTTCGGGTCGCTACTCATTCGCTGTCCTGTTCGAGTGGTGTCTTCTTGCCGGCGACCCACTCGTCGACGTCGGCTTCGTCGAAGAGCAGAGGAGAATTCTGGGCACCGCCCGCTTTCCAGGCCAGGTCGTAGAGTTCGTGGCCTCTGACGCGAAGATGTCGGATGCGGTCGGGGCTGTGTCCGGTTCGGGCCGAGACCTGGTGGATTCGCAGAATTCGTCCGCGAACACGACCAGGGCGGCCTTTGATGGATTCCATATCGCGGCCGAGTCAGGTGAGGTCGGCCTGCGCGGCGAGGGATTGGGCCTCGTGGGAGAACCAGAGTGCCAGCTCCTCTGCGTCGTGCTGGTCTATGCCCTTCTTGAATTCGGCCAGCAAGGTGACGATGACAAAGGCGGGCCGGACCCCTTCGTCGGGGTCCTGAATCATTTCGACCAGAGCGGTCACGGCTTTGAAATCCCCGCGCACCGTGTGAGCGAGCGCGGACATGGCAATCTGTTGTTCGCGGATCGAAGCCGGGTCTTGCTGGACGTGCGCCATGGGAAACACCTCGCAGAGGGCATCCGGCGGGCGTAGCAAGGCTGACCATCAGCCGGTGGGCCGCCGGAGGAAGTGGGTAGACCCGATCCGTGACGGCGAATGTGCCGTAGTCGGCAAGATCGGGAACCGTCGCAAGAACCTGCACAAGTCGACGGCGCTACATCCGGACACGCTGCCAGCGATCGCCGGGAAACCCCGAACGGGGGCGCGGTAGCAATTGTAGACCAGGCGGAATTGCCACTGCAACTATGTGGCTATCGAAATGCCTTGACCGCCTCAGCGTCGTCGCAATCGCGGATCGTCTGGTGACGAGGAGCGGGTACTGCGGTGATGGGCGCGGATCTCGGGGATCTTTCGGCCATTGCGTTCCACCTTTGCGGATGTCGAATTGCTTCGTGGCGTCCCTGGAAGTGCCGATATTTGCTGTACTGCACTATTCCTGTCGTGCGTCTGGTGGAGTTGAGTCGTTTTCTAGACGCGGGGCGATAGTCTGAGGGCGGAGCGGCAGGACGCGCACGCGCTCCATCTCTTCCCGCTGTAGTCGCCTCGCCCACGCCGGTACGGTGACGTTGACAGCAAAGGTCCTTCCCGGGGCCCGCGTTTCGCTCGTATCCCCTGTTCACATGTGCTTCTTTCGTCGTAGGCAGGGTGGCGTGGGCACCCGTGCCGGGAATGGACGAAGCATGCCGAAGAACAGCAGCGCGCGTCGGCGACGCCGCGCTCGCCGCATCGCGGGCGAGGACGGCGTGAAATACGCCGAAGCCCTCCGCCGCGGCGACGAACGTGCCACGCGGGCACGCGAGCTGGCCGAAAAGAACGCACGGTTGCGGCCTGGGAAGATCGAGATCGACGGGGTCGAAAAGTACTGGCGGCGTGACGATGCCGAACAACTGGGCCAGGACGGGATGGCGGATCCGACCCACAAGGATGTCGTGGTCGCGGCGGATGCGCTGTTGCCGAAGGTCCATGCGCTCCAATCGGCCAAGCTGACACCGACGACAGTGGTCGTGCCCTACTGGCAAGGGGTGACCCAGAACGAGTTGAACGAGGAATTCCGCAAGAACATCCAGCAGGTACTCGACGATCTGAAGCGTGTGCGTGAGGACGCGGATCTCGACTGCGTCGAGTGGACAACCGTCGCTGCCGCCTACTACGGGGTAGAAGTGAAGCTGAGCGGGTTACGCCGGATCACCGGTGGGGCGCTGCACGAGTGGCTCGAGTCGGCCGTGGAGTCGGCGGAGTTGCTG
This region includes:
- a CDS encoding tyrosine-type recombinase/integrase, translated to MSYFSSTGWQSWDVEHRPVIPEGMPFIVDDDLLFEDGPAAARPAAVVNRWLRLLPASGAPAPSSWENYARVVKEWVEFLVEHGVGLFDSRDRLKAGLSRYAEYRAAGPVRARFAASTWGQHMSILSLFYRWAIEEGFATAEPFTYRTARAVFAGTGRDVRVNLAVRRTPKPHVTIKYLEPDFVDLFRKGLRGLAPDGSPDTGFSGREMTRNAAVGDLALATGLRLGEFTHLLPWEIPALPPAPTAIPIPFPVPGAITKGRKFRTTWISYEALAGLHDYLQLDRAAATEGSAWRPPRRWGEPLLVTDPGPRGGRINGVRRSWESLTAAERRRLVAPEGGSCLLAVRGDGGPFTAWATVFERTADRIRARFEPRFPHVHPHRLRHTFSMQTLEYLVTGYYRRAAKLVRDTDTDAALVFYLTKADPLLVLRDLLGHSTVLTTEKYAKRLDTTRIYRQIYETVGTATGLINEDTATREADAEFDEEQL
- a CDS encoding tyrosine-type recombinase/integrase, which produces MTTATEIEAARLLLAKLGLTPQQLVETTPPVDVPTFSTYIPTIIATMPPTTLRVYGPYLRRIEAAWGKRLIIEPTPTELRQLAERTKQQAIVRRNSRGGRSAVESLIAAARYLYRRAEEDGLIRRDDNPARKVPKPRRLASTRRAISDHQLEEIVHVAATTGNDPCLDAMLLRLHIETACRRAGALALRPMDLDPQQCLVYLREKGETVRWQPVSCPLMNAMLHHIAERHGDNPVESEPLFRQRDGRVVTRRRYDSLWNRIGTHLEWVRRQQISTHWLRHIVPA